From a single Acidobacteriota bacterium genomic region:
- a CDS encoding ABC transporter ATP-binding protein produces the protein MLEVKQIKKAFGDCVANADVSFSVEKGTIHAIVGENGAGKSTIMKIVYGLYRPDAGEVRFDGKPVNIRTPHDAIELGIGMVHQHFMLVDTMTVAENIILGAETGSAISLDLDEARERVRTLSAELKLNVDPDALIEDLSVGAQQRVELLKALFRNANFLILDEPTAVLTPQEVAEFFAILRRMKEQGKTIVIITHKLEEVLAISDKVTVMRDGTVVGTVETATTNSAELARMIVGRDVLLRVEKGEANPADVVLEVSGLRIERKHGPPVEDVSFSVRSGEIVGIAGVEGNGQTELIECLAGLIRPTGGSIKFSGRDITNANAREVKELGIGHIPEDRLKRGLLKNSDLAENSILGTHYKPPIAAAGFIDSAAVAARVSGIIERFDVRPTDPSLAARSLSGGNQQKLIIGREFELEPKLLLVSQPTRGVDIGAIEFIHRKLVELRDRGAAVLLVSAELEEVTALADRLLVIRDGKIVGEVDPRTATIEEIGLLMTGG, from the coding sequence ATGCTCGAAGTTAAACAGATCAAGAAGGCCTTTGGCGATTGTGTCGCTAACGCGGACGTTTCGTTTTCGGTGGAGAAGGGGACGATCCACGCCATTGTTGGTGAAAATGGTGCCGGCAAATCGACGATCATGAAGATCGTCTATGGGCTTTACCGGCCGGACGCAGGCGAGGTCCGCTTTGACGGCAAACCGGTAAATATCCGCACGCCGCACGACGCCATCGAACTCGGCATTGGCATGGTGCATCAGCACTTTATGCTGGTCGATACGATGACCGTCGCCGAGAATATCATCCTCGGTGCCGAGACGGGCTCGGCCATTTCGCTTGACCTTGATGAGGCCCGCGAGCGCGTCCGCACGCTTTCGGCCGAGCTCAAACTCAACGTCGATCCGGACGCATTGATCGAAGATCTCTCGGTTGGAGCACAGCAGCGGGTTGAGCTTCTTAAGGCGCTTTTCCGCAATGCAAATTTCCTGATACTCGACGAGCCGACCGCCGTGCTGACGCCGCAGGAAGTTGCCGAGTTTTTCGCCATTCTTCGCCGAATGAAGGAACAGGGCAAGACCATCGTTATAATCACGCACAAGCTTGAGGAAGTGCTCGCCATCTCGGACAAAGTGACCGTCATGCGAGATGGAACGGTCGTCGGGACGGTCGAGACGGCAACGACGAACAGTGCCGAGCTTGCCCGGATGATCGTCGGCCGCGATGTGCTGCTTCGTGTCGAGAAGGGCGAGGCAAATCCCGCCGATGTTGTGCTTGAGGTCTCGGGCCTGCGGATCGAGCGAAAGCACGGCCCGCCGGTCGAGGATGTTTCGTTCAGCGTCCGGTCGGGCGAGATCGTCGGCATCGCCGGCGTCGAGGGCAACGGGCAGACCGAGCTGATCGAATGCCTTGCCGGGCTCATTCGACCCACTGGGGGCTCGATCAAATTCTCCGGCCGCGACATCACGAACGCCAATGCTCGCGAGGTGAAGGAACTCGGCATCGGCCATATCCCGGAAGATCGGTTGAAGCGAGGCCTGCTAAAGAACTCTGACCTCGCCGAAAACTCCATCCTCGGTACGCATTACAAACCACCGATCGCCGCTGCGGGGTTTATCGATTCCGCTGCGGTCGCTGCTCGCGTTTCGGGCATTATCGAGCGGTTCGATGTTCGCCCGACCGATCCAAGCCTTGCGGCGAGGTCGCTCTCCGGCGGCAATCAACAAAAGCTGATAATCGGCCGCGAGTTTGAACTCGAGCCCAAGCTGCTGCTTGTCTCTCAGCCGACCCGAGGCGTCGATATTGGGGCGATCGAGTTCATCCACCGTAAACTGGTCGAGCTTCGCGACCGCGGTGCTGCGGTGCTGCTGGTTTCTGCTGAGTTGGAAGAAGTGACGGCCCTGGCCGATCGTTTGCTGGTCATTCGCGATGGAAAGATCGTCGGCGAGGTAGATCCGCGAACGGCAACAATTGAGGAGATCGGCCTGCTGATGACCGGCGGCTGA
- a CDS encoding DMT family transporter: MKVSNQYLLIAVALLVGAVLPLQVGVNSKLADSVASPLVSALLSFSVGTLALLTYIIITGVPLANAAGAKNASPIAWTGGLLGAFFVAMSIILLPKLGVAMTVSLIIAGQMLTSVVMDHFGLLGVPVREVSLARICGIVLVFVGVLLIKRY; encoded by the coding sequence CTGAAAGTGTCGAATCAATATCTCCTCATCGCAGTTGCCCTACTCGTCGGCGCGGTGCTTCCGCTTCAGGTCGGCGTTAATTCAAAGCTGGCCGATTCGGTCGCGAGCCCGCTTGTTTCCGCATTGCTCTCGTTCTCCGTCGGCACCCTCGCTCTTCTTACTTACATCATCATCACCGGAGTCCCGCTCGCCAATGCGGCCGGGGCGAAGAATGCGTCACCCATCGCCTGGACAGGCGGCCTGCTCGGTGCGTTCTTCGTCGCGATGTCGATAATCCTTTTGCCGAAGCTCGGCGTCGCCATGACGGTCTCCCTGATCATCGCCGGGCAAATGCTTACGAGCGTCGTCATGGACCACTTCGGCCTGCTCGGCGTCCCTGTTCGAGAGGTCAGCCTCGCAAGAATTTGCGGCATTGTTCTCGTCTTCGTTGGTGTATTATTGATCAAGCGTTACTAG
- the hfq gene encoding RNA chaperone Hfq, with protein MEKPTAQNIQDAFLNSARRERATVVIHLLSGTTLTGRIKSFDKFSVLFDSGGQDYLVFKHAVSTISHGTRAEA; from the coding sequence ATGGAAAAACCGACCGCCCAAAATATTCAGGATGCATTTCTGAACTCGGCGCGACGCGAGAGAGCGACGGTAGTTATCCATTTACTAAGCGGTACCACCTTGACCGGTCGGATAAAGAGCTTTGACAAGTTCTCGGTACTTTTCGATTCGGGCGGGCAGGATTATTTAGTATTTAAACACGCCGTTTCGACCATTTCGCACGGGACGCGGGCCGAAGCTTAG
- a CDS encoding type II restriction endonuclease, with protein MRSRINICGRLFTAVAVLLLTAAFMVVSAQAPKAAAERGSATAKGGFRNENDIRDKFINWREDADARAWLTAIGYETSAIKDVSAAKPNGEKADVVVTVTKNDGTPRRHGISIKLVSSPNGFNQIDKRWLRQYAKMWAMPPGVVAGLRLYLGEDPPVGKTRRPERMFLTEISEEARIAVVEFFRANKERIIADLLRGEGTGRADLFMVAWKPGRETRWKIVTTDEAIRFFAEGPVEITRSGNLKIGRITMQRKGGDGGRETAKMLQFKMNPSLVFEMK; from the coding sequence TTGCGAAGCCGAATTAACATTTGTGGACGTCTTTTCACGGCTGTCGCGGTCCTGCTACTTACGGCGGCGTTTATGGTCGTCAGCGCCCAAGCACCTAAGGCTGCGGCGGAGCGTGGATCGGCGACGGCGAAGGGCGGGTTTCGGAATGAGAATGACATTCGCGACAAGTTCATCAACTGGCGAGAGGATGCGGACGCCCGGGCATGGCTAACGGCCATTGGTTACGAAACATCGGCGATCAAGGATGTCTCGGCGGCGAAGCCGAACGGCGAGAAAGCTGATGTGGTCGTGACCGTGACCAAGAACGATGGGACGCCGCGGCGGCACGGCATTTCGATCAAGCTGGTCAGCAGCCCGAATGGATTCAATCAGATCGACAAACGCTGGCTGCGGCAATACGCGAAGATGTGGGCGATGCCGCCCGGCGTGGTCGCTGGACTTCGGCTTTACCTCGGTGAGGACCCGCCGGTCGGGAAGACGCGAAGGCCAGAGCGGATGTTCCTGACGGAGATTTCCGAAGAGGCCCGAATCGCGGTCGTCGAATTCTTTCGGGCAAACAAGGAGCGGATCATCGCCGACCTGCTTCGTGGCGAGGGAACCGGCCGAGCGGACCTTTTCATGGTCGCCTGGAAGCCGGGCCGCGAAACGCGGTGGAAGATCGTAACAACAGATGAAGCGATACGCTTTTTCGCGGAAGGGCCGGTCGAGATCACCCGCAGCGGTAACCTTAAGATCGGCCGGATCACGATGCAGCGAAAGGGCGGCGACGGCGGCCGCGAGACGGCGAAGATGCTGCAGTTCAAGATGAACCCATCGCTTGTTTTTGAGATGAAATGA
- a CDS encoding dTMP kinase, with product MRGKFITLEGIDGSGKSTQLQRLAADLRSRGVDIITTREPGGTPLGRRLREAFLETEETVAPRAELLLFSADRAQHVELLIKPALEQGRIVISDRYADATAAYQGAGRGFDEKTVASILKFATGGLKPDLTLFFDISVEKALERLRSRDSEGGSRNRMDSETAEFYSNVRLAYLKIAEREPQRFQVIDANGSVEEIHKEVAAVVADVLD from the coding sequence TTGCGCGGAAAATTCATTACGTTAGAAGGTATTGACGGAAGCGGAAAGTCAACGCAATTGCAGCGACTTGCCGCAGACTTGCGCTCTCGCGGGGTCGATATAATCACGACCCGCGAGCCCGGCGGCACACCGCTCGGGCGTCGGCTTCGCGAGGCATTTCTCGAAACTGAAGAGACGGTCGCACCGCGTGCCGAGCTTCTGCTTTTCTCCGCCGACCGTGCCCAGCACGTTGAACTCCTGATCAAACCCGCACTCGAACAGGGCCGAATAGTTATCTCAGACCGCTACGCAGATGCGACCGCGGCTTACCAGGGAGCGGGACGCGGCTTCGATGAAAAGACTGTCGCCTCGATACTGAAATTTGCAACCGGCGGACTAAAACCCGACCTTACGCTCTTTTTTGATATTTCGGTCGAGAAGGCGCTTGAGCGGCTCCGTAGCCGCGACTCGGAAGGCGGATCGCGAAACCGGATGGACAGCGAGACGGCGGAGTTTTACTCGAACGTGCGGCTTGCTTATTTAAAGATCGCGGAACGCGAGCCGCAGCGGTTTCAGGTCATTGATGCAAACGGCTCGGTCGAAGAGATCCATAAAGAGGTCGCTGCGGTGGTTGCAGATGTTCTGGACTGA
- a CDS encoding NAAT family transporter, with translation MDTFSAALLLFLVMDPLGNIPLFMTTLKKVEVKRQRLVVVRELLIALVVLVGFLFLGQYLLRLLQLSETALTTAGGIILMIIAFKMIFPRRDASLEEDVEGEPFIVPLAIPYVAGPSAMATALLLMSREPSRWPEWLLAVLIAWFASAVIIYFSGYFARFLGEKGLVAVERLMGMLLITVAVQMLLNGIGEFIAKPN, from the coding sequence ATGGATACGTTCTCCGCTGCACTTTTGCTTTTCCTTGTGATGGACCCGCTTGGGAACATCCCGCTCTTTATGACGACGCTTAAGAAGGTCGAAGTGAAGCGGCAGCGGCTGGTGGTCGTGCGGGAGCTTTTGATCGCGCTCGTCGTGCTCGTCGGGTTTCTTTTCCTTGGGCAGTATCTTTTACGGCTCCTGCAGCTTTCGGAGACGGCGCTGACGACCGCGGGCGGCATCATCCTGATGATCATCGCTTTTAAGATGATCTTTCCGCGGCGGGATGCTTCGCTTGAGGAGGACGTCGAAGGCGAGCCGTTCATCGTGCCGCTGGCCATTCCCTATGTGGCCGGCCCTTCGGCGATGGCGACGGCTTTGCTACTGATGAGCCGCGAGCCCAGCCGCTGGCCTGAGTGGCTGCTTGCGGTGCTGATCGCGTGGTTCGCCTCGGCAGTGATCATCTATTTCTCGGGCTATTTTGCACGCTTCCTCGGCGAGAAGGGCTTGGTCGCAGTCGAGCGGCTGATGGGAATGCTGCTGATCACAGTTGCCGTACAGATGCTGCTCAACGGCATTGGAGAATTCATTGCGAAGCCGAATTAA
- a CDS encoding pyridoxal phosphate-dependent aminotransferase, translated as MAAFPVSENVARMQASSTLKAAQAAAELRAKGVDVIDLSVGEPDFDTPQFIKDYAIEALGKGLTKYTASSGLASFREAIANFYSRRFGASVNPAEIAAACGGKQALFNAAACILNPGDELLTPRPYWVTFPEIGTFCRARNVFIDTEETDFILTADQVRDAISIRSKLLIINSPNNPTGRVIPPDEMRRIVEVCAERGVYVLTDECYLLFVYPPAEAYSLASLDAETRKHVCVAGSFSKTYAMTGWRCGYTIANPEWTRAMIKLQSHSATHPTSFVQYACGKALDDAERSRVAVETMLAEYERRRAYLVPALNEIPGFKVSVPEGAFYAFADVRALVGKRWASSEKFAESLLKDAHTVVTDGAGFGADGFIRISYATSLENLERAIANIKQVIERA; from the coding sequence ATGGCAGCTTTCCCCGTCTCTGAGAATGTCGCCCGGATGCAGGCTTCCTCCACGCTCAAGGCCGCACAGGCCGCCGCCGAACTGCGGGCGAAAGGCGTTGATGTGATCGACCTCTCGGTCGGCGAACCCGATTTTGACACGCCACAGTTCATCAAGGACTACGCCATCGAAGCTCTCGGTAAGGGCCTGACCAAATACACTGCGAGCTCGGGTCTTGCGAGTTTTCGCGAGGCGATCGCGAATTTCTACAGCCGCCGTTTCGGGGCAAGCGTGAACCCGGCGGAGATCGCCGCCGCCTGCGGAGGCAAACAGGCGCTCTTCAACGCCGCGGCCTGCATACTCAACCCCGGCGATGAACTCCTCACCCCGCGGCCATATTGGGTGACGTTTCCGGAGATCGGAACCTTCTGCCGTGCCCGAAATGTCTTTATCGATACCGAAGAAACGGACTTTATCCTAACCGCCGATCAGGTCCGCGACGCCATTTCGATACGGTCGAAGCTGCTGATCATCAATTCACCAAACAACCCGACTGGCCGCGTTATCCCGCCGGACGAGATGCGGCGGATCGTCGAGGTCTGTGCCGAACGCGGCGTTTATGTCCTGACCGATGAGTGCTATCTGCTCTTCGTTTATCCGCCGGCCGAGGCTTATTCGCTCGCTTCGCTCGATGCGGAAACGAGAAAGCACGTCTGTGTTGCCGGAAGCTTCTCGAAGACCTATGCGATGACCGGCTGGCGCTGCGGCTATACGATCGCGAATCCCGAATGGACGCGGGCGATGATCAAATTGCAAAGCCACTCGGCGACGCACCCGACGTCGTTCGTTCAATACGCCTGCGGAAAGGCGCTCGATGATGCAGAGCGTTCGCGGGTGGCGGTCGAGACAATGCTTGCCGAGTATGAAAGGCGTCGGGCGTACCTGGTACCGGCGCTCAATGAGATCCCCGGTTTCAAGGTCTCGGTGCCCGAAGGCGCGTTTTATGCGTTCGCGGATGTGCGGGCGTTGGTAGGGAAGCGTTGGGCGTCGTCAGAGAAGTTTGCAGAGAGCTTGCTAAAGGACGCTCACACGGTGGTCACGGATGGTGCCGGTTTTGGCGCCGATGGCTTTATTCGTATCTCGTACGCGACCTCGCTCGAAAATCTCGAACGGGCTATCGCAAACATCAAACAGGTGATCGAACGGGCGTGA
- a CDS encoding deoxyribodipyrimidine photolyase: MTATAGRLAADHFPTNLASILDRVERIDPVRYAQSRNYIDGAVTRLSPYISRGVISTKYVLARTLERGYEPRRIEKFIQELAWREYYQRTWQVKGCEIDRDLRFRQQSVANNAVPRAITEAATGIDAVDIAINELYETGYMHNHARMYTAAIACNIGRSHWREPARWMYYHLLDGDWASNAISWQWVAGAASSKKYYANQENINRYCHTRQSGTFLDVNYDEFEEMPVPEVLRPTSIPELETKLPEPKDLTLAADRPTLIYNSYNLDPAWKSGMEVNRVLLLEPSHFRRYPVSPKVIEFVLALAANISDIQIFVGEFDELAAKISRPIIFKEHPFSRHYRGTAEDRDWMFSVAGYFPSFFGFWKKCERELAGAQLSLGF; the protein is encoded by the coding sequence ATGACCGCAACCGCAGGCAGACTCGCCGCAGATCACTTCCCGACCAATCTCGCCTCGATCCTCGACCGCGTTGAACGCATCGACCCCGTTCGCTACGCGCAGAGTCGCAATTATATCGATGGCGCCGTAACGCGGCTTTCGCCGTACATCTCCCGCGGTGTGATTTCGACCAAGTACGTGCTCGCGCGGACGCTCGAACGCGGCTACGAACCGCGGCGTATCGAGAAGTTCATTCAGGAACTTGCCTGGCGTGAATACTATCAGCGGACTTGGCAGGTCAAGGGCTGCGAGATCGACCGCGACCTTCGCTTTCGCCAGCAGAGCGTCGCGAACAATGCAGTGCCGCGTGCCATCACCGAAGCCGCGACCGGTATCGATGCGGTCGACATTGCCATCAATGAGCTTTACGAGACCGGCTATATGCACAACCATGCCCGCATGTACACGGCCGCCATCGCTTGCAACATCGGCCGTAGCCACTGGCGCGAGCCCGCCCGCTGGATGTATTACCACCTGCTCGATGGCGACTGGGCGAGCAACGCAATCAGCTGGCAATGGGTCGCCGGTGCGGCGAGCTCGAAAAAGTATTACGCGAATCAGGAGAACATCAACCGCTATTGCCACACGCGGCAGTCCGGCACTTTCCTCGATGTCAATTACGATGAGTTCGAGGAAATGCCCGTTCCCGAAGTGCTGCGGCCAACGAGCATCCCGGAGCTCGAAACGAAGCTCCCCGAGCCGAAAGATCTCACTCTCGCCGCCGATCGCCCGACGCTGATCTATAACAGCTACAACCTCGACCCCGCGTGGAAAAGCGGCATGGAAGTGAACCGCGTCCTGCTGCTCGAGCCCTCGCACTTCCGACGTTATCCCGTCTCGCCAAAAGTCATCGAGTTCGTCCTCGCCCTTGCCGCGAACATCTCGGATATACAGATATTTGTCGGTGAGTTTGATGAGCTGGCGGCAAAGATCAGCCGACCGATCATCTTTAAAGAGCACCCGTTCAGCCGCCACTACCGCGGAACCGCCGAGGATCGCGACTGGATGTTTAGCGTCGCCGGCTACTTCCCTTCTTTCTTTGGATTCTGGAAAAAATGCGAACGCGAACTTGCGGGAGCGCAGCTCAGCTTGGGATTCTAG
- a CDS encoding SpoIID/LytB domain-containing protein: MRPQKLFFTIIIAVLVALPANAGFLSFPLLPGEPMIRVGLMTNVASVTITTPDTQLVARSPDEAERFLATNRVTVSARAYRPGEVEQFIFEIQNIASSAEASEIASDVRESTGEPAIASIDTATNTWRVWIGEPIDSKEEADAFKAKLAENGFADVAVRTEKRTVVSPDAVALSQQVRTAGRSQVRSLIRPTGSSAPAASADDIVPGLREVIVNGASAEAKYGSLKAVSFGSFDERANPVRLNGKAYRGKIEVFVNARGSLTVVNVVPLEEYLLGVVPSELSLPAIEAQKAQAVAARTYAVANINGFATQGFDVRPDVWSQVYKGVSIETAMGTRAVRETAGMIATHGGKPIMAYYTSTCGGRTENSENIFEHGEPYLRGVECSLEGRRHFEPFMIRTARVPAKLRDEANVELVRLMSMLAVNGYSLTANQMSDEWFEDAPTVGEISNWMNNLAGRFGKTFPNVTVNTAKPVELAALLSSFLYTPGTPDALMSDSDVNYHLAFDDAGEIPLNRRAEIAMLMRDGYFTLRPDLTLQPNRPFSRGKMLRLIRQVLEKQKWMPELQSGTTRPSVDGKLVLRVGRTDRPLAVRPDVFLFRQFGTDMYQVKEAALVGGEEVRYQTDASGAVWYLEIVPTTTPTVAENASPFTNWRESLSAGAVQQRLSRYVRGIGTLYDVNVKTRGYSRRATEIEIIGSNGTKTLKGGRIRSALRLREQLFVIDKRYSGDRVTSYTFTGRGWGHGVGMCQYGAFGLAKMGVKFDDIIRHYYTGVEVTKAY, from the coding sequence GTGCGACCTCAAAAGCTCTTTTTCACCATAATTATTGCCGTGCTCGTAGCTCTTCCCGCCAATGCGGGCTTTTTGAGTTTTCCGCTCCTGCCGGGCGAGCCGATGATCCGCGTTGGGTTGATGACGAATGTGGCTTCGGTGACGATAACTACGCCGGACACGCAGCTTGTTGCCCGCTCGCCGGATGAGGCTGAGCGGTTTCTGGCGACGAACCGCGTGACGGTTTCGGCACGGGCTTACAGGCCCGGCGAGGTCGAGCAATTCATCTTTGAGATACAGAATATTGCGAGTTCGGCCGAGGCGAGCGAGATCGCGAGCGACGTCCGCGAGTCGACGGGGGAGCCGGCGATCGCCAGCATCGACACCGCGACGAACACTTGGCGGGTTTGGATCGGCGAGCCGATTGATTCAAAGGAAGAGGCCGACGCTTTTAAGGCAAAGCTCGCGGAGAATGGATTTGCGGATGTCGCGGTTCGGACCGAAAAGCGGACGGTGGTCTCGCCCGATGCGGTGGCACTCTCGCAGCAGGTTCGGACGGCGGGCCGCTCGCAGGTGCGGAGCCTGATCCGCCCGACGGGCTCGAGCGCTCCGGCGGCGAGTGCCGACGACATTGTGCCCGGGCTTCGCGAGGTGATAGTAAACGGAGCTAGCGCGGAGGCGAAATATGGCTCGCTCAAGGCGGTCTCGTTCGGTTCGTTTGACGAGCGGGCGAACCCGGTGCGGCTCAACGGCAAGGCGTATCGCGGCAAGATCGAGGTCTTCGTAAATGCCCGCGGTTCGCTGACGGTCGTAAACGTAGTGCCGCTTGAGGAGTACCTGCTCGGCGTAGTGCCCTCGGAGCTTTCTCTCCCGGCGATCGAGGCGCAAAAGGCACAGGCGGTTGCCGCTCGTACCTACGCGGTGGCGAACATCAACGGCTTTGCGACGCAGGGCTTTGACGTAAGGCCGGACGTTTGGTCGCAGGTTTACAAGGGCGTTTCGATCGAGACCGCGATGGGCACGCGGGCGGTCCGCGAGACGGCAGGCATGATCGCGACGCACGGCGGCAAGCCGATAATGGCGTATTACACGTCGACCTGCGGCGGGCGGACGGAGAACTCGGAGAACATTTTTGAGCACGGCGAGCCGTATCTTCGCGGGGTTGAGTGTTCGCTTGAAGGGCGGCGGCATTTTGAGCCGTTCATGATTCGGACGGCCCGCGTTCCGGCAAAGCTCCGCGACGAAGCGAACGTCGAACTCGTGCGGCTGATGTCGATGCTGGCGGTCAACGGATATTCGCTGACGGCGAATCAGATGAGCGACGAATGGTTTGAGGACGCTCCGACCGTCGGCGAGATATCGAACTGGATGAACAATCTCGCCGGGCGGTTTGGGAAGACGTTTCCGAACGTGACCGTGAACACAGCAAAGCCTGTCGAGCTTGCGGCGTTGTTGAGCAGCTTTTTATACACGCCCGGAACGCCGGATGCGCTGATGAGCGATTCGGACGTGAATTATCACCTTGCGTTTGACGATGCGGGCGAGATACCGCTGAACCGCCGGGCGGAGATCGCGATGCTTATGCGCGACGGTTATTTTACCTTGCGGCCGGACCTGACGCTCCAGCCGAACCGGCCGTTCTCGCGAGGCAAGATGCTGCGGCTGATCCGGCAGGTCCTCGAGAAACAGAAGTGGATGCCAGAGCTTCAGAGCGGGACGACGCGGCCCTCAGTGGACGGCAAGCTCGTGCTCCGCGTCGGGCGGACGGACAGGCCGCTTGCGGTCAGGCCGGACGTTTTTCTCTTCCGGCAGTTCGGTACGGATATGTATCAGGTGAAAGAGGCGGCACTCGTCGGCGGCGAGGAGGTTCGATATCAGACGGATGCCTCGGGTGCGGTTTGGTATCTCGAGATCGTGCCGACGACCACGCCGACCGTTGCGGAAAATGCGTCGCCATTTACCAACTGGCGCGAGTCGCTCTCGGCCGGTGCGGTCCAGCAAAGGCTCTCGCGATACGTCCGCGGCATCGGGACGCTCTACGATGTGAACGTAAAAACTCGGGGCTACTCGCGTCGGGCGACCGAAATAGAGATCATCGGCTCGAACGGCACAAAGACCCTGAAAGGCGGGCGGATCCGCTCGGCACTGCGGCTGCGGGAGCAGCTATTCGTTATCGACAAGCGCTACTCGGGCGACCGCGTTACGAGCTACACGTTCACCGGCCGCGGCTGGGGCCACGGCGTCGGCATGTGCCAATACGGTGCTTTCGGGCTGGCAAAAATGGGCGTAAAATTTGATGACATCATCCGGCACTACTACACCGGAGTCGAGGTCACAAAGGCTTACTGA
- the miaA gene encoding tRNA (adenosine(37)-N6)-dimethylallyltransferase MiaA has protein sequence MDPNPHQPIIAISGPTCSGKTALAVSVAKRLGGEVINFDSVQVYSGIKIATAKPSEAEMDGVPHHLIGYVDPNVNYTAADWACDAGEKIREIEARGKLAVLVGGTGFYLRTLRRPLFESPKTDETLRLRLKDIHAHRGNDHLYRMLRRVDAAAADEFEANDYVRVMRALEHFFQNGERISEVRHERAEPPEFASRIRLFVLDPDREGLYKKINLRTEAHFHAGLIDEVKHLLESGVNQYGNALGAHAYRRVCEFLRGERTLESAIEKSKQDVRNYAKRQWTWFRKEEDAIWLRGFGSEKNVLDELLTRLDRRS, from the coding sequence ATGGATCCAAATCCGCATCAGCCGATCATAGCCATCTCGGGCCCGACGTGTTCCGGCAAGACCGCTTTGGCCGTAAGCGTTGCGAAGCGGCTCGGCGGCGAGGTCATAAATTTCGATTCTGTGCAGGTCTATAGCGGCATTAAGATCGCGACCGCTAAGCCTTCCGAGGCCGAGATGGACGGCGTTCCGCATCACCTAATTGGGTACGTCGATCCGAACGTGAATTACACGGCGGCCGATTGGGCTTGCGATGCCGGAGAGAAGATCCGCGAGATCGAAGCTCGCGGCAAGTTGGCGGTACTCGTCGGGGGAACCGGCTTCTACCTTCGAACGCTAAGGCGACCCCTCTTTGAAAGCCCAAAGACGGATGAAACTCTTCGCCTGCGGCTCAAGGACATCCACGCCCACCGTGGAAATGATCACCTTTATCGGATGCTTCGGCGGGTCGATGCCGCGGCCGCCGATGAGTTCGAAGCGAACGATTATGTCAGGGTGATGCGTGCGCTTGAGCATTTTTTCCAGAACGGCGAGAGGATCTCCGAGGTTCGGCACGAGCGGGCCGAACCGCCCGAATTTGCATCTCGGATCCGGCTCTTTGTATTGGACCCTGATCGGGAAGGTCTCTACAAAAAGATAAACCTGAGAACCGAGGCTCATTTCCATGCTGGACTGATCGACGAGGTGAAACATCTATTAGAGAGCGGCGTAAACCAATATGGCAACGCTCTTGGGGCACACGCGTATCGGCGGGTTTGCGAGTTTCTTCGGGGCGAGCGGACGCTTGAAAGTGCGATCGAAAAGTCGAAGCAGGACGTCCGAAACTATGCTAAGAGGCAATGGACTTGGTTTCGCAAGGAAGAGGACGCGATCTGGTTGCGCGGCTTTGGCAGCGAAAAAAATGTACTTGATGAACTCCTGACCCGTTTGGACAGGCGGTCATAA
- a CDS encoding flavin reductase — MRIDHEQLAALDRIYRLNIINSVSGIKPANLIATRSADGISNVAIFSSVVHLGSDPALLGFIVRPAGRLPRNTYENILETGEYTINHIHPAMIERAHYTSAKFPKDVSEFERCGLTEEYTEGFAAPFVQESTLKLGMRFEEEIPIRRNNTTLIIGSVRLAIIPEHADSGEGHLDLEATEAIGISGLNTYYRLRKLAQFPYARPNNVPPDL; from the coding sequence ATGCGTATCGATCACGAACAACTTGCCGCACTCGACCGGATCTACCGGCTGAATATCATCAACTCCGTCTCCGGCATTAAGCCCGCGAACCTTATAGCGACCCGCTCGGCCGACGGAATTTCGAACGTTGCGATCTTCAGCTCCGTTGTCCACCTCGGCAGCGATCCGGCATTGCTGGGCTTCATCGTCCGCCCGGCCGGAAGGCTCCCGCGAAACACCTACGAGAACATTCTCGAGACCGGCGAATACACCATCAATCACATTCACCCGGCGATGATCGAGCGGGCCCACTACACCTCTGCAAAGTTCCCGAAAGACGTGAGTGAATTTGAACGCTGCGGCCTGACCGAAGAATACACCGAGGGCTTCGCCGCACCTTTTGTGCAGGAAAGCACGCTCAAGCTTGGTATGCGGTTTGAAGAGGAGATCCCGATTCGCCGTAACAACACAACGCTCATCATCGGCTCGGTTAGGCTCGCCATCATACCCGAACACGCCGATTCCGGCGAAGGCCACCTCGACCTCGAAGCGACCGAAGCCATAGGCATCTCCGGCCTCAACACCTACTACCGCCTAAGAAAACTAGCCCAATTCCCCTACGCCCGCCCCAACAACGTCCCGCCGGACCTTTAG